The Plasmodium relictum strain SGS1 genome assembly, chromosome: 9 genome window below encodes:
- a CDS encoding protein phosphatase, putative, translated as MWRPLNDQDNSEIAREESKKGFFHNLKKYKNFIYIFLGIFIIYVLFIVYYEINEKNVDKDIDCNILNEECKNYTYPEFDPERLRIVDANIENNNYILRSSVPIFNGMFSEELLLKEIEKVMKESNLLYKNNYSLYIVSLLKNNEKEGCCYVSERCYAKKSNIDNQLILGYKDSDPFDLDNKEMMEKLKSLAWNTDDILNKVENLHKNFVNMKNTIFIIHCRRGRDRTGEYVGAYRMIKKKHSFNSVMKSNSEIGTLRDPFVKMQKWICLYLEKVLNYPNLGCYDYRTDRL; from the exons atgtggaGGCCATTAAATGATCAAGATAATTCCGAAATTGCAAGAGAAG agTCAAAGAAGggattttttcataatttaaaaaaatataagaatttcatatatatatttttaggaattttcataatatatgttttatttattgtatattatgaaattaatgaaaaaa ATGTAGATAAAGACATAGAttgtaatatattaaatgaagaaTGTAAAAATTACACGTATCCCGAATTTGATC cTGAAAGACTTCGTATTGTCGATGctaatattgaaaataataactATATATTAAGAAGTAGTGTCCCTATATTTAATg GCATGTTTTCCGAAGAGCTACTTCTaaaagaaattgaaaaaGTAATGAAAGAATCAAACTTACTTTATAAGAACAATTATTCTCTATATATTGTATCCCTGTTAAAAAACAATGAAaag gAGGGATGCTGTTATGTGTCAGAGAGATGTTATgcaaaaaaatcaaatatcGATAATCAATTAATTTTAGGATATAAAGATAGCGATCCTTTTGATTTGGATAATAAa gaAATGATGGAAAAATTAAAGAGTTTAGCTTGGAACACTgatgatatattaaataaagtaGAAAATTTGCATAAGAATTTTgttaatatgaaaaatactatatttataattcatTGCCGAAGAGGAAGAGACAGAACTGGAGAGTATGTTGGTGCTTATAgaatgataaagaaaaaacattCTTTTAATAGTGTGATGAAAAGTAATAGTGAGATAGGTACATTGAGAGATCCATTTGTTAAAATGCAAAAGTGGATTTGTTTGTACTTAGAAAAAGTTTTAAATTATCCTAATTTAGGTTGTTATGATTATAGAACAGATagattataa
- a CDS encoding RNA-binding protein, putative: MVENGCSLLIRNLSFETSPEKVRKIFEHFGKIRDVYLPLDHYTRRPRGFGFVEYYEPKYAKEALNILNNSKIDGKEIKIIIAQNRRKSPDTMKMYHNNMNDSRYRDKYDSSRRRYSRYRSLEHDRRRYKKRSHDMQKHKRKYKNYKKYSRSSSSYSYSSYYSSYSSNSSSSGSSSSNSDYDNKRRKRKKSRSVKKSISKSYSRNKSRKHDRKNKYNHRTKNKSYSSEEIYDESSSKSMSEEDNKEKKKKLSKINKNNKSYSESSSDKSSSEESFYNSKKDKNSYYNRSSNSHIYKKEEYKKSSLYDSSNENNSKRKSSESSEERINNSKEDSESDKEKKKVNNILEDIPCDNLRYKESKQCESYIKKDNEMNDNCQSDKKSENEQDIKTSDNNFMFSLNDLNEKQLDHKSNLKNKKKDKEVHSNNILDASSNKDSNKYEELQNVNGNDDFINKKNSEDATNEISKVEKIDEDNSPNIIKNEYNSTSYVNEKNNESINGNINIPSDSTKKFIDANKTLSNNSENRNDDNNVSANGYDKKNSSDGSSIYECYVDKKKEDKIHVKEKKKMKYKSRSKNSSSSNTSIDYKNKYRQKYLNKKKKRINESLSESSNYDSSHNDKNEIKKVSRKYKNSVKERIKRSKEPRKIKVKKSYSYGKSGSLNKSENESENESENRNRRSGSESDNNDSIETKRSMSKESKNERENVDANDKEKTNKKIRSESKQSENKRSDSEKSEDVRRKESYSTQSENDKSVYKSCSENTYKSKSVYEDSCKLSFDKEYINKRKKKRNRTRSTSSDSEMSDKLRRNRKNKISNKYIKKKKIRKRRDSKNSYESSTYSKRSYSSSEISTNSRSSYSSSIKKKKDKYSNRQTDKKKYKQKSSRRVRRIDNSEDSSISYRRSRSIRNYS; this comes from the coding sequence atggtTGAAAATGGATGTAGTTTACTAATAAGAAATTTAAGTTTTGAAACAAGTCCTGAAAAGGTCAGGAAAATCTTTGAACATTTCGGTAAAATTCGTGATGTTTATTTACCTTTAGATCATTACACGCGAAGGCCAAGAGGTTTTGGATTTGTTGAATATTATGAACCAAAATATGCAAAAGAagctttaaatattttaaataattcaaaaatagATGGAAAAgagataaaaattattattgctCAAAATAGGAGAAAATCACCTGATACTATGAAAATGTAtcataataatatgaatgatTCTAGATATAGAGATAAATATGATAGTAGTAGAAGAAGATATAGTAGATATAGATCATTAGAGCATGATAGAcgtagatataaaaaaagaagtcaTGATATGCAGAagcataaaagaaaatataagaattataaaaaatattcaagaAGCTCATCTAGTTATAGTTATTCTTCCTACTATTCGTCTTATAGCAGTAATAGTAGTAGTAGTGGTAGTAGTAGTAGTAACAGCGATTATGACAACAAAAGAAggaaaagaaagaaaagtAGAAGtgttaaaaaaagtattagtAAAAGTTATTCAAGAAACAAAAGTAGAAAACatgatagaaaaaataaatacaaccatagaacaaaaaataaaagttattCTAGCGAAGAAATTTATGATGAAAGTTCATCAAAAAGTATGAGTGAAGAAGataataaagagaaaaaaaaaaaattaagtaagattaacaaaaataataaaagttataGCGAAAGTTCCAGTGATAAAAGTTCTTCTGAAGAAAGTTTTTACAATagtaaaaaagataaaaatagttATTACAATAGAAGTTCAAATTctcatatttataaaaaagaagaatacAAAAAATCGTCATTGTATGATAgttcaaatgaaaataattccAAAAGGAAATCATCTGAATCAAGTGAAGAAAGGATAAACAATTCCAAGGAAGATTCCGAAagtgataaagaaaaaaaaaaagtaaataatattttagaaGATATTCCATGTGATAATTTGCGATATAAGGAAAGCAAACAATGTGaaagttatataaaaaaagataatgaaaTGAATGATAATTGTCAAAGCgataaaaaaagtgaaaatgaaCAAGATATAAAAACCTCAGATAATAATTTCATGTTTTCACTGAATGATCTTAATGAAAAACAATTGGATCATAAAAGCAATttaaagaacaaaaaaaaggataagGAAGTACATTCCAATAATATATTAGATGCTAGTTCGAACAAAGACTCtaataaatatgaagaaTTACAAAATGTAAATGGCAATGatgattttattaataagaaaaattcaGAAGATGCTACTAACGAAATTAGTAAAGTCGAAAAAATTGATGAAGATAATTCTccaaatataattaaaaatgaatacaaTAGTACATCATatgtaaatgaaaaaaacaatGAAAGCATTAATGGAAATATAAATATCCCTAGTGATtctacaaaaaaatttattgatgcaaataaaacattatctaataatagtgaaaatagaaatgatgataataatgtAAGTGCAAATggttatgataaaaaaaatagtagtGATGGTTCATCTATATATGAATGTTAcgttgataaaaaaaaagaggacAAAATTCacgtaaaagaaaaaaagaaaatgaagtaTAAGTCACGAAGTAAAAATAGTTCTTCAAGCAATACAAGTATcgattataaaaataaatataggCAAAAATacctaaataaaaaaaaaaaaagaattaatgaAAGTTTATCAGAGAGTTCTAACTATGATAGCAGtcataatgataaaaatgaaattaaaaaagtttctaggaaatataaaaattcagTAAAAGAAAGAATCAAAAGGAGCAAAGAACCACGCAAAATTAAAGTTAAAAAGTCATATTCTTATGGAAAAAGTGGAAGTTTAAATAAAAGTGAAAATGAAAGTGAAAATGAAAGTGAAAATAGAAATAGAAGAAGTGGTAGTGAAAGTGATAACAATGATAGTATAGAAACAAAAAGAAGTATGAGCAAAGAGAGTAAAAATGAAAGGGAGAATGTTGATGCaaatgataaagaaaaaacaaataagaaaattagaAGCGAAAGTAAACAAagtgaaaataaaagaagtgATAGTGAAAAAAGTGAAGATGTAAGAAGAAAAGAAAGTTATAGTACACAAagtgaaaatgataaaagtGTATATAAAAGTTGCAGTGAGAACacttataaaagtaaaagtGTATACGAAGACTCATGTAAATTATCATTTGacaaagaatatataaataaaagaaaaaaaaaaagaaatagaacaAGAAGCACTTCTAGTGATTCAGAAATGTCTGATAAATTAAGACGTAAtcgtaaaaataaaataagtaataaatatattaagaaaaaaaaaattagaaaaaggaGAGATTCTAAAAACTCATATGAAAGTTCAACCTATAGCAAAAGGAGTTATAGTTCTTCGGAAATATCAACTAATAGCAGAAGCAGTTATAGTAGTtcgattaaaaaaaaaaaggataaataTTCAAATAGACAAacagataaaaaaaagtataagcAAAAAAGTAGTAGAAGAGTTAGAAGAATTGATAATTCAGAGGATTCTTCTATTAGTTACAGAAGATCTCGATCCATTAGAAATTATAGTTAa
- the SNRPF gene encoding small nuclear ribonucleoprotein F, putative translates to MSVGIAPLNPKPFLNSLAGKRVVIKLKWGMEYKGNLKSFDAYMNIRLINAEEWIHGDYKGTLGEIFLRCNNILYIREENEKSKTEK, encoded by the exons ATGTCAGTG gGAATAGCTCCTCTAAATCCTAAACCGTTTTTAAATAGTTTAGCAGGAAAAAGAGTTGTAATTAAATTGAAATGGGGCATGGAGTATAAAg gAAATTTAAAATCTTTTGATGCTTACATGAACATCAGATTAATAAACGCAGAAGAATGGATACATGGTGATTATAAGGGAACATTAggagaaatatttttaag ATGCAACAATATATTGTATATAAGAGAAGAAAACGAAAAAAGCAAAAccgaaaaataa
- the dUTPase gene encoding deoxyuridine 5'-triphosphate nucleotidohydrolase, putative: MHLKIKCLSDEVRELYKNHKTYHEGDSGLDLFIIKDEVLKPKSTTFVKLGIKAVALQYKCDCYNKCCEKNKNNDTKNIVNTSFLLFPRSSISKTPLRLANSIGLIDAGYRGEIIAALDNISNEEYHIKKNDKLVQLVSFTGEPLSFELVDELDETSRGEGGFGSTSNNK; this comes from the coding sequence ATTATACAAGAATCATAAAACATATCATGAAGGAGATAGTGGATtagatttatttataattaaagatGAAGTATTAAAGCCCAAATCAACTACATTCGTTAAATTAGGTATAAAAGCAGTAGCTTTACAATATAAATGTGATTGCTACAATAAATGTtgtgaaaaaaataagaacaATGATACAAAAAACATAGTAAATACaagttttttattattcccACGTAGTAGTATATCAAAAACACCCCTACGATTGGCTAATTCAATTGGTTTAATAGATGCAGGGTATAGAGGAGAAATCATTGCTGCTCTTGATAATATTAGTAATGAAGAAtatcatattaaaaaaaatgataaactAGTTCAATTAGTCTCTTTTACTGGTGAACCTCTTTCTTTTGAATTGGTCGATGAGTTAGATGAAACTTCAAGAGGTGAAGGTGGATTTGGTTCTActtcaaataataaataa